CTTGCCCGCGCCAGCACAGGCTTCCACCGCGATGCTGCGCGCCGGATCGCAGGCCAGCGCGTAGAACGCTTCGCGTGGCACCTGGGCGCCGTTGATGCGGTAGGCGGCGGGGGTCATGTCCAGAAGTCCTTGCGGCACAGACCGCGCGCGGCGCAGAAGTCGCACACCCGGCCCTCGCCCAACGCGGGCATGGGCTGGCCGGCGGCGACACGCGCCATGTCGTGCGCCAGGCCCTCGCGCAGCTGCTCGCGCGCCATCAGCACGTCGGGCTGTTCCACCAGCAGGGTCGGCGCCTCCCGGGCGTCGCCACGTTTGTCGGTGATGCTGAGGTAGGCGGCGCGCAGGTTTTCGTCCGGCAGCAGCGCGGCGTAAAAAGCCAGTTGGGTGTCTTCCAGCGGCTCCTTCACGCGCTCCAGGGTGCCGGGGCGGCCCTCGGTCTTGTAGTCGATCACGAATGGAATGGCGCCCTCGGGGCTGTCCTGCCGGTCGATGCGGTCGAGCTTGCCGTAGAGCTTCCAGGGTCCCGCCTGGGCGGTCAGCGCGGCTTCGGCCCGCTCGAAGCGAGGGCCCGCCCGCCCTTCGGCCGCTTCGAAACCGGCGAGCCAGTCCAGGTAGCCGTCGCGCAGCGCGGGCCAGACCGCCTGGTACGGCAGGAAGCCGGCCCCGCCCTCCCCGGCGTTGAGCCCCATGGCCTCGGCCGTGCTGTCGGCCAGCCGGTCCAGCGCATCGCGGTCGGCCGCCGTGCCGGGCCGGGCGTCGCCACGCTGTTCGTGAAAAGCGCGCAACACGGCGTGCAGCCAGTTGCCCATGTCGCGTTGGTCGGGCTCTGCCTCGAGCTCGGGCGCCTCGGCCAAGCGCAGCTGGCGCAAGGCAAAAAACCGGTAGGGGCAGTCGCGCAGGTCCTGGTAGGCACTGGCGGAAAGTGACTCGGGCAACACGTCGCCGGCCGACGGCTGGGGGCGCGGCTGGGGCAACGGATCGAGCAGTCGGGCCACACGTGGATCGGCGGCAGATTCGATTGCCGACAAGGCCTGCACCCAGGCACTGGGCAGCACCGTCTCGCCGCGCTCCTGCGTGCGCCACAACACATCGAGCCGTGGCATCGCCAACACGGCCTGCCAGGCCTGGGCCGCGGCCTCGGCCAGCGCTTCGCGCGTGGGCAGGCCCAGGGCCTCGCGCTGTGCCGTGGTCCACAGGCCCGGTGGCTCCGGGCTGGGGTTGAGGTGCGCCTCGTCGCAACCGGGCACCACCGTGGCGGCGAAACCGCGGCCCAGCAATTGCGCCATGGGCAGGATCACCACCGCGGCCTCGCCTTCGCTGCGGGGCATGAAGCTCGCGCCTTCAAGCACGTCGCGCACCCAGGCGGTGAAGGCCGCGAGCGACAGGCGAGCGCCCGAGCGCCCCGGCGCTCGCGCGGCCGGGGCATCCGTCGCGGCGCCCGAAAGCGCCTCGCTCACCAGCCCGAGTTCCTGCGCCGCGCCATCGCCCAGCCGCAAGGCCTGGAGCATTTGCTGGCCCGCCGGGTCGCTCTGCAGCCGCTCCCACAGCCCGCAGGCCTGGAGCGCCGCGGCCAGGTCCGTCAGCCAGGGCACCAGGGCGCGCGCCGGCTGCAGCCCTTCCAGCAGGGTCGGCAGCCCCTCGGGCAACGCGGGGGCCAGGCGGGGCGACCGCAGAGCGGCGCGCCAGAGCGACACCCCGGCGTCGCGGGCGAGCTGCTCCAGCAACTGCACCTGCGCTTCGGGCCAGGCCGAGGCCTGCTTGAGCAGGTCCAGCACGTCGTCCATGCGGGCCCGGGCATCGGCCGCTCGCAGCAGGCTCATCAGCTCGGCCGCCGCGTGTGTGGTCGAGAGCTTCCAGCCGGTCTCGTCGCGCACGGTCAGGCCCGCGCCGTGCAGCATGGCGCTGACGCGGCGCGTGAGCAGGCGGTCGTTCGCCACCAGGGCCACCGGCACCTGCCCGGCGTTGATGCGCTCGATCACGCAGGCGGCGGCGCGCTGGGCCTCGTCTTCCGCATCGCCGCAGGCGTGCAGGCGCGGCGGCGGGCCGAAGGCCACGGCGTCGCTTGCGGCCTCGTGCAGCGACAGCGCCGTCGCGCGAACGCCCCAGTGGCTGGCCAGCGCGCTGGCCAGCGGGTCGTGCTGGAAGCCCTGCAACACGACCAGGGCATCGGCACCCGTCCCCGGCACGGCCAGCGGACCCCACAACACGTCGGTGGCGTAGGCGGAGGTGCTCGCCCAGGCCAAAGCCAGCGTGGCCAACAGGGCCTCCCAATGCAGGGCTTGCTGGGCGGGCTCGATCGTTTCGCGCAGACGCTCGGCCCAGGCCAGGCGCTGTTCGGGTGGCACGGCGGCGGCCAGCGGAGCGAGTTGACGTGCGGCCTCCACCAGGCGGGCCACCATGACCGAGCGCAACGACGGATCGGTGCGACCCTGGGCCACGCGGTCAATGAAAGCGGCCGCCACCAGGCTGTCGCGCGCCATGTCCATGCAGAGATCGGTCGGACCCGGCAGGAACGGCTGCAGCGACGCGGCCCAGTTGCGGCTGGACTCGAACCGGGGAGGGAAACCGCTGGGGTGGGCCTGCGCCCAGGCGCGCCGCCCGGCGTCCATGAGCTGGGCGTACGGCACCAGCACAAGGGTGCGACCGGCGTCGGCCTGGCACCGGTCCATGGACGTTTCGATGCGTGCGATCACCGCGTCCCAACGCAACGACACAGGGTGTGGCGTGGGCCCGGCACCGGACAGGCCCGCAGTGGCGTCACCGGGTTCTGGGAACAGGCTGGCAGGCGTCATGGATCGGGGGTTTCTGTCACAATGGAGCGAATCACGCCCCTGGGGGTATGTGCGGTACATACCGGCCTGTGATGCGCGTGCCCAAACTTTAACCTCCCTGTTCAACGTTCTTAGGATGAATCATGGCCAGCGACCTGATCAAACACGTTTCTGATGCAAGCTTCCAGGCCGATGTGCTCGACGCACAGGCTCCCGTGCTGGTCGACTTCTGGGCCGAGTGGTGCGGCCCCTGCAAGATGATTGCCCCGATCCTGGACGAAGTGGCCGGCTCGTACGACGGCAAACTCAAGGTCACCAAGATGAACGTGGACGACAACCGCGATGTGCCCGCCAAGTTCGGCATCCGCGGCATCCCCACGCTGATGCTGTTCAAGGATGGCCAGTTGGCCGCCACCAAAGTGGGCGCCATGAGCAAGGCCCAGCTCACCGCCTTCATCGACCAGCAACTCGCCTGATCGTCGGCCCGCAGCCCGCAAGACCCGCCCAGGTGCAATGCCCGGGCCTTGATTTCCGGGCTGCACTTTTCCTGTCATAATTTGCGGCATCGCTGGCCAGACAAAGACCAGCCCTCTCATTGCGTACCGTCCGACAACCGGACGCCAGCGCCCCCTCCCCCGATTTTTTGACTCAACTCCCTCACGGAGTGAATTCCATGCACCTCAACGAACTCAAGGCACTGCACGTGTCTGAAGTCCTCAAGCAGGCTGAAGCACTTGAGATCGAGAACACTGGCCGCATGCGCAAACAGGAACTCATGTTTGCCATCATCAAGAAGCGCGCCAAGGGCGGCGAACTGGTGAACGCCGACGGTGTGCTCGAGGTTCTGCCCGATGGTTTTGGTTTCCTGCGCGCGCCGGACACCAGCTACACCGCCAGCACCGACGACATCTACATTTCGCCCAGCCAGATCCGCCGATTCAATCTGCACACCGGCGACATGATCGAGGGCGAGGTGCGCATCCCCAAGGACGGCGAGCGCTATTTCGCGCTGAACAAGCTCGACAAGATCAACGGCCTGCCCCCCGAGGACAACAAGCACAAGATCATGTTCGAGAACCTGACGCCGCTGTTCCCCAAGGAACAGATGCGCCTGGAACGCGACATCAAAAGCGACGAGAACATCACCGGTCGCGTCATCGACATCATCGCCCCCATCGGCCGCGGCCAGCGCGCCCTGATCGTGGCACCGCCCAAGAGCGGCAAGACGGTCATGATGCAGCACATCTGCCACGCCATCACCGCCAACCACCCCGAGGTGGAACTGATGGTGCTGCTGGTGGACGAACGCCCGGAAGAAGTGACCGAAATGCAGCGCACCGTGCGCGGCGAGGTCATTGCATCCACCTTCGACGAGCCCGCCGCGCGCCACGTGCACGTGGCCGAGATGGTGATCGAGCGCGCCAAGCGCCTGGTCGAACTGAAAAAAGACGTGGTGATCATGCTCGACTCGATCACCCGCCTGGCCCGCGCCTACAACAACGTGCTGCCCTCGTCCGGCAAGGTGCTGACCGGTGGCGTCGACGCCAACGCCCTGCAGCGCCCCAAGCGCTTCTTTGGCGCCGCCCGCAAGATCGAGGAAGGCGGCTCGCTCACCATCATCGCCACCGCGCTGGTCGACACCGGTAGCCGCATGGACGAAGTGATCTTTGAAGAATTCAAGGGCACCGGCAACTGCGAAATCCACCTCGACCGCCGCCTGTACGAAAAGCGCGTCTTCCCCTCGATCCAGCTCAACCGCAGCGGCACCCGCCGTGAAGAACTGCTGCTGCAGCCCGAGATCCTGCAGAAGACCCGCATCCTGCGGCAGTTCATGTACAACATGGACGAAATCGAGGCCATGGAGATGGTCTTGAAGAGCATGAAGTCGACCAAGAACAACTCCGAGTTCTTCGACATGATGCGACGGGGTGGATAAAGCTCCCCCCGCGCCGCCTTCGGCGTCACCCCCCAGGGGGCAACACCTGCGGCCCGGCAAAGCCGGTTCCGCGGTGTTCTGGGTTTCAGGCATCTCGCTCTGGCCAGGTCCATTCTCCAGGCTATAATCAGCGGCTTTATTAATTTGCGACAAGTACAGCGGAATGGTTCCGTTGCGGCTGCCGCACCTGACCTCAAGGAAACGTCATGAAAGACGGCATTCACCCCAACTACCGCGAAGTCTGTTTCGTGGACCTGTCGAACAACTTCCAGTTCGTGACGCGCTCCTGCGCCAACACGAAGGAAATGATCAAGCTGGAAGACGGCCGCGAACTGCCGCTGTACAAGCTCGATACTTCCAGCGAGTCGCATCCCTTCTACACCGGTACGCAGAAGAGCGTGGACAACATGGGTGGTCGCGTGGAACGTTTCCGCAACCGCTACGGCAAGGGAACCCCGGCCGCCAAATAAGCTGGCCGCAGTCTGGAACCTCTGGGTTCCTGCAGTCTCCTGCAAAAGCAGCCGGTCACCCCGGCTGCTTTTTTTTGCACTGTCTCTCTGACATCTCTCTGAAAAAGGCCAGGCGACACCCGCTACCAGGACACCCGGCCAAGCCTTGTCCGCCCTCTTGAGCCCTGTATATTCCCCGCAGTGAACCCGACCACCCCCGCCATCGTCAGTCAGACGGCCGTGCGCCGCCTGCCCCGGCTTGCACTCATCCTGTTCTGCGTCGCCTACGTGCTGCCCGGTTTCCTGGGGCGCGAGCCTTGGAAGAACGCCGACGTGACGGCATTCGGCGTGATGCTGGAGATGGCGGCCGGCCACAGCGGCTGGTGGCAGCCTCAGGTCCTGGGCTGGGCGGTGGAAGAGGCCGGCCCCCTGCCCTACTGGCTGGGCGCCATCTTCATCCAGTGGTTGCCGCTGCTGCCCGCCGACCTCGCTGCGCGCGTTCCTTTTGCGCTGTTGCTGGCCCTGACCCTGATCTGCACCTGGTACAGCGTCTACCACCTGGCCCGCCAGCCGGCGGCTCAGCCGGTGAGCTTCGCGTTCGGCGGTGAGGCCAACCCGCTGGACTACGCGCGCGCCCTGGCCGACGCCGGACTGCTGGCCCTGGTGGCCTGCCTGGGCTTGGCCCAGCTTTCACACGAAACCACACCCGATCTGGCCCGCCTGGCCATGGTTTCGGCCATGCTCTATGCAGCGGCCAGCCTAGCGCATGTGACATCGCGCCACCCGTGGCGCGCGGTGCTGGTGTGGGGACTGGCCGCACTGGGCCTGGTGTTCAGTGGTGCGCCCTGGACCATGATCCTGCTGGGGAGCGGCCTTCTGGTGATTGTGTTGGTGGCCCGCCAGACGCAGGCCAGAGCGGAGTCCGACGGCGGCTCCTTGGGCGCCGCCGCTCCCCCTTGGGCGGACCCATGGCTGTGGTCCGTCGCACTGCTCGTGATCGTGTTGGCCGTGTCGTCACTGGCGGGGCAGATGCCCATGCCCAGCCTGCCGACCCTGCCCGATCCGATGAACTGGCCCAGCTGGGGGCGCCTGCTGGTGTGGTTCACCTGGCCCGCCTGGCCTCTGGTGCTCTGGACGCTGTGGCGCTGGCGCCGCCAGCTTTTCCGGCCCCACGTGGCCCTGCCCTTGTGGGCCACACTGGTGGGCGTGGCCGCCAGCGCCCTGTCCGAACGGCACGACCGCACGCTGCTGTTGGCCCTGCCTGCGCTGGCCGCACTGGCCGCGTTTGCGCTGCCCACGCTGCGACGCAGCATGTCGGCGCTGATCGACTGGTTCACATTGATCTTCTTCACCGGTTGCGCCCTGATCATCTGGGTGATCTGGTTCGCCATGCAGACCGGCATGCCCGCCAAACCGGCGGCCAACGTGGCACGGCTGGCCCCGGGTTTTGTGCCCGAGTTTTCCTGGCTGCTGTTCGGGCTGGCCCTGCTGGCCTCCGCCGCCTGGGTCTGGCTGGTGGCCTGGCGTGTCGGCCAGCACCGCGAGGCCATCTGGAAAAGCCTGGTGTTGCCTGCCGCGGGCAGCACGCTGTGCTGGCTGCTGCTCATGACCTTGTGGCTGCCGCTGCTCGACTTCGGACGCAGCTACGGCCCGATTTCGCGCCGCATCGCCAGCATGGTGCCCGCGGGCAGCTGCGTGATCGCCGATGGGCTCACACAGGCCCAGATCGCGGCGCTGCAATACCACGGCCGCCTGCGGCTGGTGCGGAGCACCAGCGGGCCGGCCCCGGCCTGTCGCATGCTGGTGGTGGCACCCGCGAGCCAACCCACGCTGGACGAGCGGATCACCCTCACACAATGGGCCTACCGGGCCAAGGTGCGCCGACTCACCGACAACAAGGAAAGTCTTTTGATCTACCGACGGGTTGGCGGCTGAGCGCGGATGCTTGCCTCAGCCGGTGACCCGCTCGCGCACACGCGAAGCGGGTAGCACCACCTGGAAGGTCGAGCCCTGCCCCGGCGTGCTCTGCACCTCCACCTGACCGCCATGGCGCTGGGTCACGTGTTTGACGATGGCCAGGCCCAGGCCGGTGCCGCCGGTTTCGCGTGAACGGCTGCGGTCCACACGGTAAAAGCGCTCGGTCAGGCGCGGCAGGTGTTCGGCCGCGATGCCCGGGCCCGTGTCGGTGACGAAAAACTCGCCCCCGCCATCGGGCCGCAAACGCCAGCCAGCCTCAATCTGGCCGCCACCGGGTGTGTAGCGCACCGCGTTGCTGAGCAGATTGGACATGGCGCTGAGCAGCTCGGTCTTGGCGCCCGAGACCCAGAACGGGGTCGAAGCAACGGCGCGGATCTCGTGTGGCGGCTGTGCAATCGCCTGCGTCAGGCCCTGCGCCTCCTGAATCACGTGCGTGAGCAGTTCCCCGCTGTCAATCCACTCGCCCGGCCCCGGCGCCGGACTGCCTTCCAGGCGTGAGAGCGTGAGCAGATCGCTCACCAGCGTCTGCATGCGCTGCGCCTGCT
This Hydrogenophaga taeniospiralis DNA region includes the following protein-coding sequences:
- a CDS encoding PD-(D/E)XK nuclease family protein, yielding MTPASLFPEPGDATAGLSGAGPTPHPVSLRWDAVIARIETSMDRCQADAGRTLVLVPYAQLMDAGRRAWAQAHPSGFPPRFESSRNWAASLQPFLPGPTDLCMDMARDSLVAAAFIDRVAQGRTDPSLRSVMVARLVEAARQLAPLAAAVPPEQRLAWAERLRETIEPAQQALHWEALLATLALAWASTSAYATDVLWGPLAVPGTGADALVVLQGFQHDPLASALASHWGVRATALSLHEAASDAVAFGPPPRLHACGDAEDEAQRAAACVIERINAGQVPVALVANDRLLTRRVSAMLHGAGLTVRDETGWKLSTTHAAAELMSLLRAADARARMDDVLDLLKQASAWPEAQVQLLEQLARDAGVSLWRAALRSPRLAPALPEGLPTLLEGLQPARALVPWLTDLAAALQACGLWERLQSDPAGQQMLQALRLGDGAAQELGLVSEALSGAATDAPAARAPGRSGARLSLAAFTAWVRDVLEGASFMPRSEGEAAVVILPMAQLLGRGFAATVVPGCDEAHLNPSPEPPGLWTTAQREALGLPTREALAEAAAQAWQAVLAMPRLDVLWRTQERGETVLPSAWVQALSAIESAADPRVARLLDPLPQPRPQPSAGDVLPESLSASAYQDLRDCPYRFFALRQLRLAEAPELEAEPDQRDMGNWLHAVLRAFHEQRGDARPGTAADRDALDRLADSTAEAMGLNAGEGGAGFLPYQAVWPALRDGYLDWLAGFEAAEGRAGPRFERAEAALTAQAGPWKLYGKLDRIDRQDSPEGAIPFVIDYKTEGRPGTLERVKEPLEDTQLAFYAALLPDENLRAAYLSITDKRGDAREAPTLLVEQPDVLMAREQLREGLAHDMARVAAGQPMPALGEGRVCDFCAARGLCRKDFWT
- the trxA gene encoding thioredoxin TrxA, which produces MASDLIKHVSDASFQADVLDAQAPVLVDFWAEWCGPCKMIAPILDEVAGSYDGKLKVTKMNVDDNRDVPAKFGIRGIPTLMLFKDGQLAATKVGAMSKAQLTAFIDQQLA
- the rho gene encoding transcription termination factor Rho, with translation MHLNELKALHVSEVLKQAEALEIENTGRMRKQELMFAIIKKRAKGGELVNADGVLEVLPDGFGFLRAPDTSYTASTDDIYISPSQIRRFNLHTGDMIEGEVRIPKDGERYFALNKLDKINGLPPEDNKHKIMFENLTPLFPKEQMRLERDIKSDENITGRVIDIIAPIGRGQRALIVAPPKSGKTVMMQHICHAITANHPEVELMVLLVDERPEEVTEMQRTVRGEVIASTFDEPAARHVHVAEMVIERAKRLVELKKDVVIMLDSITRLARAYNNVLPSSGKVLTGGVDANALQRPKRFFGAARKIEEGGSLTIIATALVDTGSRMDEVIFEEFKGTGNCEIHLDRRLYEKRVFPSIQLNRSGTRREELLLQPEILQKTRILRQFMYNMDEIEAMEMVLKSMKSTKNNSEFFDMMRRGG
- a CDS encoding type B 50S ribosomal protein L31 is translated as MKDGIHPNYREVCFVDLSNNFQFVTRSCANTKEMIKLEDGRELPLYKLDTSSESHPFYTGTQKSVDNMGGRVERFRNRYGKGTPAAK